A stretch of DNA from Methylobacterium sp. CB376:
ACTCGGCGCCGCCGACTACGCCCTGCGCTCGCTCCTCGACAACAAGTCCGCGGTCGCGATCCCGATCTCCCAATCGCCGGGCTCGAACGCGATCCGGATCTCGGACGAGGTCCGCCGCACCATGGCGGAGATCAAGACGACCATGCCGGAGGGCGTCGATTACCGGATCGTCTACGACCCGACGCAGTTCGTGCGCGCCTCGATCGAGGCGGTCATCCACACGCTGCTGGAGGCGGTCGCCCTCGTGGTGCTCGTCGTGATCCTGTTCCTGCAGACCTGGCGGGCCTCGATCATCCCGCTGCTGGCCGTGCCGGTCTCCATCGTCGGCACCTTCGCGGTGATGCACGCCTTCGGCTTCTCGATCAACGCGCTGAGCCTGTTCGGCCTGGTCCTCGCCATCGGCATCGTCGTCGACGACGCCATCGTGGTGGTCGAGAACGTCGAGCGGAACATCGAGAGCGGGCTGGCGCCGCGGGAGGCCAGCCACCGCGCCATGCGCGAGGTCTCGGGCCCGATCATCGCCATCGCCCTCGTCCTCGTCGCGGTGTTCGTGCCGCTGGCCTTCATCAGCGGCCTGACGGGCCAGTTCTACAAGCAGTTCGCCCTGACCATCGCGATCTCGACGGTGATCTCGGCGGTGAATTCCCTGACCCTCTCGCCGGCCCTCTCGGCGCTCCTGCTGAAGGATCACGGCGCGCCCAAGGACCGGCTGACCCGGATCCTGGACGGGCTGCTCGGCTGGTTCTTCCGGCGGTTCAACCGGGCCTTCGGGACGGCGTCCGCCGGCTACGGGCGCGGGGTCGGCCTCGTCGTCTCGCGCAAGGCGGCGATGATGGTCCTCTACCTCGTGCTCGTCGGCGCGACCGCGCTCCTGTTCCGCCAGATCCCCGGCGGCTTCGTGCCGGCCCAGGACAAGCAGTACCTCGTCGGCTTCGCGCAACTGCCCGACGGCGCGACCCTCGACCGGACCGAGGAGGTGATCCGCCGCATGAGCGAGATCGCCCTCAGGGAGCCCGGCGTCGAGAGCGCCGTCGCGTTCCCGGGCCTCTCGATCAACGGCTTCACCAACAGCGCGAATTCCGGGATCGTGTTCTCGACCCTGACCCCGTTCGAGCAGCGCCGGGACCCCGCGCTGAGCGGGGCGGCCATCGCGCGATCGCTGAATGCGAAGTACGCCGCGATCCCCGAGGCGTTCATCGCCATGTTCCCGCCGCCGCCCGTCAACGGGCTCGGCACGATCGGCGGGTTCAAGCTCCAGATCGAGGATCGGGCCGGCCTCGGCTACGAGGCCCTCAACGAGGCCACCCAGGCCTTCATGGCCAGGGCCGCCCAGGCTCCGGAACTCGCCGGCCTGTTCTCGAGCTTCCAGATGAACGTGCCGCAGCTCTTCGCGGACATCGACCGCACGAAGGCGCGTCAGCTCGGCATCCCGGTGACGGACGTGTTCGACACGCTGCAGATCTATCTCGGATCGCTCTACGTGAACGACTTCAACAGGTTCGGCCGGACCTACTCGGTCCGCGTGCAGGCCGACGCGCCCTTCCGCGCCCGCCAGGACGATGTCGGCCTGCTGAAGGTGCGCGCCGCCTCGGGCGAGATGGTGCCGCTCTCGGCCCTGCTCCGCGTCCGGCAGACCGCCGGCCCGGAGCGGGCCATGCGCTACAACGGCTTCCTGTCCGCCGACATCAACGCGGGCGCGGCCCCCGGCTCCTCGTCGGGGCAGGCCCAGGCGGCGGCGGCGCGCATCGCGGCCGAGACCCTGCCGCGGGGCTTCGCCTTCGAGTGGACCGACCTCACCTACCAGGAGTTCATCGCCGGCAATTCGGGAGTCTGGGTGTTCCCGCTCGCGCTGCTCCTGGTGTTCCTGGTGCTGGCCGCGCAGTACGAGAGCCTCGCCCTGCCGCTGGCGATCCTCCTGATCGTGCCGATGGGCCTGCTCGCGGCCATGGTCGGCGTGTGGCTCTCGGCGGGGGACAACAACGTCTTCACGCAGATCGGCCTGATCGTGCTGGTCGGCCTCTCGGCCAAGAACGCCATCCTGATCGTGGAATTCGCCCGCGAGCTGGAACTCGCCGGTCGCTCCCCGCGCCGGGCGGCGATCGAGGCGAGCCGCCTGCGGCTGCGCCCGATCCTGATGACCTCGATGGCCTTCATCATGGGCGTCCTGCCCCTCGTCACCGCGACCGGGGCCGGCTCGGAGATGCGCAGCGCCATGGGCGTCGCGGTCTTCTCCGGGATGATCGGCGTGACGGCGTTCGGGCTCTTCCTGACGCCCGTGTTCTACGTGCTGTTGCGCGGCCTCGGCGGCAACAGGCCGCTCAGGCACCATGGCGGCGCGTCCGTCGCGCCGCGCGACGACCTCGTCGAGGCCGCCTGAGCGGAATTGCCCCATGCGATTCTGCTCAGGCTCTTGGTCCCGCATCATTCGCCGCAGCGGTCACCGCTGCGGCGAATGATGGGCAGCCGACGCCCGGCTCCCCGGGCCGGATCCGGCCACGTCACCGTCGGAATCGCGCGCGTCCGTCCCGATGCGCGGCCCTCCGCTCGCCCGGAGGGTGTCCGGGGAGCCCTGCAACGACGGGCCCCCACGATCGCTTCGCAGCATCACCAGGCCCGAATGCTGCGGATTCCTCCCCGGTGCGCCGACACGCCCCGTCCGGAGCGGTCACGCCGAGGTCGATTTCTCCGATTCCCCCCTCAGGCTGTTGAGCCTGCGAAGCATGTTCCTGATATGCTGGCGGATCTTATCGGCCCTCTCGGCCACGGCCCCGCCCTCACTCTGCGTGGCAGACGCGAACGTGCTTGGCATTTGCTTCGTCCTTGAAGAAGAGGAGCACACCCGCCGCGTGGGCACGAAACCGCCAAGCCTCGATGCAGCGCGCCCGCCCGCCGAGGGATCCGCGGCGGCCCGAGGGATCCGCGGCGGCGCGTCGATCCATTGCCGAGTCCGTCCCACCACCCCTCTCGGCCGACCTCCCGCCACCCGCGGGGACCTGTCCAAGCGGAGATCGCGGGACCGAGCCGGCTCCCGGATCCTCCGCGCCGGTGCGTCCGCCTCGGCGCGGCCACCGGGTTTGCCGCCCTTCCCGCCGGGCAGGGCGTCCTGACACTTGGCATGCCCTGACGCTTGGCATGCAGTATTCCTGGCGCGCGGTCTTACGGTGTACCGAGTCATCGATCGGGCACATACGTTGGGGTAGTGAACTGATTCAGTTCGATATTTCTAGATCGTGTGTTGGTCGCACGAGAGGCAGTGCCGACTTGCTGACTGCGGACGTTCCATGGGACCCGATCCCGAACCTCCCAGGCAAGTCACAATCGCTTCAGATTGCCCGAATGTGTCGCACCACGACTATACAGCAAACCATATACACCACGAATCCGGGTTGGACAACACCCCATCATGTCGCCCCGCCCAACACACGGCCGTTGCTTTACTGCTTGGCTGTGCCTTGCAGGCGGCGCGACGGACCCGATCGCGAGCGCATCGCGCCGGCAGCGCACCATTCGGCCGATGGCGTCCTGGGGCACGGTGCCGCGGGTGGTGCCGATGGACCGCGGCGACGGCGCATCGCGCCCAGGCTCGGCTTCGCGCACCCGCACCCTCTCACCGCGATCGCGGTAACGGCCGCCGAACCGGTTCGGCGGGCTCCGAGGCGGGCTCGCGCCCGGGCGTGCGCGGCCGCACACGGGCGGGTCTCGCCACCGGCACTCAGGGTCACGGCGCGCGGGACGCGCCGCGACACCGGAGACGATCGATGACCGAGACCCGCCCCCTCGCCGCCCTGGCGCCCGTGATCGGCACGCTGGCGGCCTTCTTCGGCCTCATGGCCGTCGCGTTCGGCGCCTGACCCCCCGACCCGGAG
This window harbors:
- a CDS encoding efflux RND transporter permease subunit; the protein is MNLSKFFIDRPIFAGVLSVLIFIAGLLSLLAMPISEYPDVVPPSVVVRATFPGANPKVIAETVATPIEEQINGVEGMLYMSSQATTDGIMTLTVTFRLGTDPDKAQQLVQNRVAQAEPRLPAVVRQLGIVTVKSSPDLTMVVHLLSPDGRYDMTYLRNYAVLNIRDRLARLDGVGQVQLFGSGDYAMRIWLDPQKVAEHGLSAGDVVREIQAQNVEAAAGVIGASPAVPGLDLQLSLNAQGRLTSEEQFGDIVVKTGPDGEITRLRDLARIELGAADYALRSLLDNKSAVAIPISQSPGSNAIRISDEVRRTMAEIKTTMPEGVDYRIVYDPTQFVRASIEAVIHTLLEAVALVVLVVILFLQTWRASIIPLLAVPVSIVGTFAVMHAFGFSINALSLFGLVLAIGIVVDDAIVVVENVERNIESGLAPREASHRAMREVSGPIIAIALVLVAVFVPLAFISGLTGQFYKQFALTIAISTVISAVNSLTLSPALSALLLKDHGAPKDRLTRILDGLLGWFFRRFNRAFGTASAGYGRGVGLVVSRKAAMMVLYLVLVGATALLFRQIPGGFVPAQDKQYLVGFAQLPDGATLDRTEEVIRRMSEIALREPGVESAVAFPGLSINGFTNSANSGIVFSTLTPFEQRRDPALSGAAIARSLNAKYAAIPEAFIAMFPPPPVNGLGTIGGFKLQIEDRAGLGYEALNEATQAFMARAAQAPELAGLFSSFQMNVPQLFADIDRTKARQLGIPVTDVFDTLQIYLGSLYVNDFNRFGRTYSVRVQADAPFRARQDDVGLLKVRAASGEMVPLSALLRVRQTAGPERAMRYNGFLSADINAGAAPGSSSGQAQAAAARIAAETLPRGFAFEWTDLTYQEFIAGNSGVWVFPLALLLVFLVLAAQYESLALPLAILLIVPMGLLAAMVGVWLSAGDNNVFTQIGLIVLVGLSAKNAILIVEFARELELAGRSPRRAAIEASRLRLRPILMTSMAFIMGVLPLVTATGAGSEMRSAMGVAVFSGMIGVTAFGLFLTPVFYVLLRGLGGNRPLRHHGGASVAPRDDLVEAA